CTCTCTCAATTAAGAAAAGATCCACATCCTAGCATTTACAATGACTTCAACGGCATGGATTGCACCCACTGGTGCCTTGCCGGTCTCCCCGATACATGGAATCTACTTCTGTATGCAGCTCTCATCAAATAGCAGAGAAATTTGGTTTGGGCACTAGCCACCTAACATACATGTGGTCtccttaaattatttattttgcttACTCAAAAAagatcataatattatacattgaaaatataataaatttgttTTACTTCTGCAGTTCTCAATTATGCATGTGATGTATTTCAATTATTTATGGCATTGGTTTGTTTTCTTCTTGCTTTAGATTGTTTCTCCTATTGACTTAAAAAAAGAGAATTGGTGTTATTatcatttatatttttgtgaggaTGAATATGAGAATCCTGGGATTGAAGGAGATATTAGCTTCAACTTttcatcaaaatactaaaataagTACATAATATTCTTTATACAGAGAACAAAAAGATGAAACAAGCACACACAAAATGAGTAGCAATCTTAATTAAAATCGTCTAATCCCCAAGCTGATACAAAATACCAGCAAAAAGTATAATGTGGCTGAAATACATCCATAAAACTGGGGTCAACCTTACTACTAAAAGTTTTCATGTTCGTATTTCCCAGTGCCAAACATGATGCACTTCAAAATCAATACttaggttaaaatgtgaaatgcaACAGTACAATAGTGGATTTGCAAAAACTGAATAAAGGAAAGTGGAAGCCTCCATACTCCAATAGAGCAACTCAACCTACAATGAAAACGGCATTTCCATGGTCACTTTGTAAAGCATTAGTTAAGCCATGATGAAAATAGACGAGTAAATTACGGTttggtttgaattgaaatgaaactGAGCTTGTCTCACATGCACCCCAACATATTTCCTTATTCAATTTGGTGCAATTGATCAGTAACCTCGACCGCTTGAGAATTTTGCACATTCTGTACGTGCGTGATCAAAAGAAACAATTATAAAGaaaggtaaaaccaatgttttCAAAAGTATAACACTTTAAAATGATTGGTACCATTTGATCGAACATATGCTTTATGGTGGTGTTAAGGTTGCCTTCCCACTGCAGTTCACCATCCTCATCTCCTGTTAAGTGCATTTGTTCCAGCCTTGGTGTGCTTAACTCTCCTTGACAGAAATTCTTCATTTTTGGGCACTCTGTCACTATCACCATTTGCAAGACTGGGAACTCCAACGAGTGATGCGCCAATGAAAAGCTTGCTATACTTGGCAGATGACTCAGTCGCAACTCCTTCAGCTTGGGAAAACAATGCTGCCCTGTAAGTCTTCACCTTCACATGATATGATTTCTTCTATCAATTCACAATCAGCTATGCTCAATCTTTCTAGTAGCATCAGGCTCTTAGCTGTCGAGCATGCCATTAGACTGATGGATCCATGGCATCTTGAAACTTCCATACTTAATAGATTTTTGAAAGACAACAAAAATGGCTCTAAAGTCTTTAATGTTAGCTCTGGAAGTTGAGACAACCTTAACGCCTCTAACTGATAGCATGCCGATGTGTGCCTTTCCTCATTGATGAGTCCTTCAAACAAAGTCTTTAATGTCAACTCTGGAAGTTCAGACAAGCTTAATTCCTTTAACTGAGAGAATGCTGATGTATGTCTTTCTTTGTGGTTGCGTCCTTCAAACAAAGTATTTAATGTCAACTCTGGAAGTTCAGACAAGCTTAATTCCTTTAACTGAGAGAATGCTGATGTATGTCTTTCCTTGTGGCTGAGTCCTTTAGGCCGGACTATTTCAGAAATGGAAGCATTGTTTATAACAAGCTTCTGAAGCTTTGGTAGTGAGCGAATGAAGGAATATGGAAGAGTAGTGGATGCCTCAGGAAAGAATTGGAGGTTAAGAAGTTTGAGGTTTGGGAAACACTGCAATGAGAGTTGTCCATCACATATCCCCTTCATCATATCAGTTGTCTTCAGTGTTAATTCTTGTAAGACAGGGAAAGTGTCCTGGACAGCAACAAATATATTAAACATGGATTAAAGAGTTTTAAATTTAAGTAAGAGAGAAGGTGGGAATATTAGTTAGTTGGAAAGGCAATTTATAGGTAATCTCATTTGATTTGGGTATAATCTCAAGGAATGAAGATGGAATATCAATTGTTAATGAAGATACCTCATTGACGCAAAACAAGGGTTGTTGGTTTGGAATTTCAACCTCACCAAATATCTGTGCTTTGGGGCATTCAATAACCTCCATTTGTTTCAACGATGGCCATTGGGTCCTAGAGAAGAAACTTTTCAATCTCGGCAACTTACCCAATACAAGGTGCTTTACATGGGGAAATACAAACTTGGTGGTCACTGTTTCTGGCACAATAGATTGAATAGACTGTGATTCATTGGCAATGAGGCCTTGCAGCTCAATTATTTCTTCTAACGAATCACAATTCTGAATGTGCAAGTTCTCCAAATGAGGAAAACAACCTAATAAATCATTTGATTGGGTTAATAACTGGAATATGTTGAAATGAAAAGATTAATGAAAGAAGTAAAAGAAGAAGAATGGTAaagtaaaagaagaagaaatgaccTTTTGATTGAGAACAACAGAGTTATTTGTTTGTGTAGGTTGGTGAATTTGAGGTTCATCTCCAGATACAGATTTAGAGATGAATGTTTTCAGCAGAGGACAATTTTTTAGTGTTAAACCTCTTAAGCATGGGAATTCAGACTCATTTTCAAAGCAGGTATCTTTCAGTTTGGGAAGGTCTTCCAGCGACAGCCTCTCTAGTTTAGAGAAAATCGTATGATTCCTCCATTGATCTTCTGCACCCAATCCATCCGTGAAGAGGACTTGTTCCATCACATTACAGTCCTTAATTTCAAGGACTTTGAGTTCCACAAGATCTTTTACTAAGAAAGACGGAAACAGGTATTTCAAATTGTGACACCCTTCCACCCGCAAGCTCCACAAGTGCGTGAGAGATAAGGAAGATGGATGGTGCCATATCTTATGAATGTTAATGGAGGACAAAGTCAGATGCTTCAAATTGGGAATGGCAACCTGCAGACATAAATAAATGTCATAAAAAGATAACATAAGTCTTCCTTCTTTACATACAAATACAAATTCAATCAAAATGTAGAGAAAATTGAAAGGAGTGAGTGAAGTGATAAAATGTAGAGCTGCATAAATGTAACATCAttcaattttcaaattaaaaagaaatgcCTTTCTTTTCTATCCTTAAATTACACTTTCATTatcatttactttatttattcttcatttacacttttattttatttcaattattaacacaaaaatcagccattttcatttttctttcatactttaattatggTTTGACGGTTTTTTTATTGctctaaaataattaatatattttaattatgtttaataattttaataatattacttTATATTaattacatgaaataaaaatacattatATTTGTCATAACTTGACATTTTTTCCTAATTTAGTATATAAGTTTTGCTATTTAAAAATTTCTTTCTAGTTTTTTGTTAATGAAAATgtagtaatttaaaaataaagtaattcaatacaatatttaattattttagtattatattaatttattaatttctaTCTGAGATTTTGTTTGATATTCTTCATACTCAACAATCCCAAAGCTTTCTATCTTTTATGCAATCGATTCCCCACTTCAAATTGAATTTATCTAATAGATTCTCCTTTGGATTATCTAATAGATTCAGTGATATGAATTAATTAGTGCAAATAAATATTGAATATCAAACTGACCTTATGGTAGAATAAAGTTGTAGTATTATCTTCCGCATCTTGCTCGCTTgaatttgaagaagaaaatgttgTCATTTTGGACACTCAGCTATGATAATATGaatcaactttggaaattcaagaGCTCGACTTCCTGAATAAAATTTTGTCAAGTTGGAACAGGCCTTTATTGTTACATAGGAGAGCTTAGGAAATGTGAACTCATGTGTcgttgcttcctcttcttccctAATCACTTGTTCCATTATACTACATTCTTTGACCATTATCAATTGTAGTTGCTTGAGGCTCAAAAGCATAGACGGggtaaaaatatacttcaagctGCTACATTTATTAATCTCCACCCTGCCAAGGTTCTTCAACTCCAAAATTTCTTGAGGGTTTCTTTTCCATATTTCTAACTTTTGAAATCTGTCATTGAATCCAccctaaaattttagaaataaacacTCTTTGTTAGTTCTTCGACAACAAAAGAATAGGAAAGAAAATCGAGCACTAATATTCATTATATCAGGATAGGAGAAAGCTAGATAACATTATGAATCAACTCCGTACCTTTTCTGTGTACAACTATTGTATGCTAGTATTCAGATCCCCTATCCAACATCTTGTCAATGTTTAAGGCATAAAGATAAATTTTAACGGGATTAACGTTGtaacataaataattttaaaattttattgaatttttaaaatattattattttaaaaattttatgatttatacATGGACTACCAGGCAAGTGGCTATGTCAATGCCGTTAAACTTTTAACATTTCAATCAATAACAATTTGACTAAATTTTAGAGGTCGAGAGCAAAGtgatccaaaaaaaaaagaatatgagTAAAAGTGACAAATTTAAagagtatttaaaattttttttaaaattaaaagaaatgttAACAAAAATAAGTCtatcttaaaatatatataactaaattaaaacttttaacaTGTTTAAAAAGAAATGGTTGAAAACAACTTTAAATCTCTTTTAGAGAATGCTTAAATTTTACATAAATGtttaatgtttttaatatatgttaaaaacatattatggtttattaattaaaatctatttataaatttaaagctATTAGCAAttacaattaaaatataaaaattctaaaatatctaTATTTCTAAATAtgtttttcataaaaatattttttttcaaaattcttgcttataaattgattgtttttggtacaaaaattaattttatttttggactCATAATTTAGGACTGTAAATAAATTGAATAGGTTGGGTGATATAAGAAAAACAGAAAAGCAATTTCTCAAGTCATGACCCTATAAAGAAAGTGTTACTATCTTATATTTAAGATAACTATAAGAGGCATGGAAAAGGGAAGTAATAATGTGTATCTTAATTCAACAAGTGTTGATATTCTTCATACTCAAAAACCCCATTCATTTCTATCTTTTCTGCTATCAATTCCCCCACTATTTATCTATTACATTCTCATCATATATGGATTATCACCATTTATATACTCATGACTCCATCAAATAGAAAGAAAGAAGATATGAATTAATTAGTGCACATAAATATTGAATACCAAACTGACCTTGTCGCAGAATAAAGCGGCAGTATTATCTTCCACGTCTTGCTCACTAATCACTTTTTCACTCTTTCTTGAAATTGAAGAAGATAATGCCGTCATGTTTGGACAACCATCTATCGTAATATTactcaactttggaaattcaagaGCTCGACTTCCCAAATAAAAATTTGTCAAGTTGGAACACGACACCATTTTTACAAAGAAGAGCAGAGGAAATTTCAACTCATGTGTCGTTGCTTCCTTCTCGTCTTCCCTAATCACTTGTTCCATTATACTGCATTCTTTTACTTCTATAAACCTTAGTTGCTTGAGGCTCAAAAGCATAGAAGGGGTAAAAATGTACATCAAGCTGCTACATTTATAAACTTCATTTGGCTAAGGTTCTTCAACTCTAAAATTGCTCGAGGTTTTTTTTTCCATATTTCTATCAACTCGGGAAACGTATCAGAGATGGTCAAATCACCTAGGCCACAGAATCCATCCTAAAACAACAAATTCATCCATATTATTACATTCATAattcaaaaaaacaaaaacacTCTTTGTTAGTTATTCAACAATGAAAGCATAGAAAAGAAAATCGAGCACTAACATTCCTTGTATCAGGACAAGGAAGCTAGATAGCATTATGAATTAACTCCGCACCTTTTCTATATACAACTGTTGTATGGTGGTATTCAAGTCACCTGCCCAACACCTTTTCATAATGAGACTATCCTGTTCTACACTTTGTAATTGTGGAGTGCTTAAAACTCCCTTAGAAAAGATCTTCAATTTAGGACACCCTTCCACAACTACTACTTCCAAACAAGGAAAGTTGAAGGTGTAACTTCCAGGACAAAAGCTTGTGAGGCTCTTTAAATTGCTTAGTTGTAAACATTTCAAGTTACCAAGCACTATTGTTTGATGGTAGTCTCCCCCATTTGCAACTATTTCTGTCATTTCAGTGCAGACACTTACCCTCATTGTTATTAATTGCACCATCTTCTCAAATACTAAGGAAAACAATCTAATAAATTCAAGTAATGAACATGGAATATAAACTATCAGTGAGCATACCTCATTGATGCAAAACAAGGGTTGTTGGTTTGGGATTTCAACCTCACCAAAAATTTGTGCTCTGGGGCATTCAATAACCTTCATAAATTTCAATGATGGCCATTGGGTGGTATGCATCCTAGAGTAGAAACTTTTCAAACTCGGCACCTTATCCAGTCCAAGGTGCGTTAGACGGGGAAATACAAACTTGGTCATCATTGTGTCTGCCATAGTAGACCGCGTAGCTGATGTTGACTGTGCTTCATTGGCATTGAGTGCTTGCAGCTCCATTATTTCTTCTAACGAATCACAACCCTGAATCAGCAACTTCTCCAAACGAGGGAAAACAATCTAATAAATCATTAGATTGGGTTAATAACTGAAATATGTTGAAATGAAAAAGATTAATGAAAGAAGTAAAAGGAGAAGAGAACAATGGTAaagtaaaagaagaagaaatgaccTTTTCATTGAGGACAGCAGAGTTATTTGTTTGTGTAGGTTGGTGAATTTGAGGTTCATCTCCACATACAGATTTAGAGATGAATGTTTTCAGCAGAGGACAATTTTTTAGTGTTAAATCTCTTAAGCATGGGAATTCAAAGCTATTCTCAAAGCAGGCATCTTTGAGTTTGGGAAGGTCTTCCAGACACAGGGACCGCAGTGTAGAGAACATCTGATTCCTCTCTGGTGAGTAGGATGGGTGGTGCCATATCTTCTGAATGTTAATGGAGGACAACTTCAGATTCTCCAAATGGGGAATGACAACCTGTTGACATAAATAACTTGAGTTTGGAATTTATGAATATAAATAACAATATAAATTATTTCACTTTTCTATTTTCATCAAATAAATTCAGTTGTATTTTAAGGATAGAGAAAAAattaatttgtttttaaaatgtctttcaaataaatatttattaataccaaacttttaaaacaaaaatcataTATTAAAAGTGTTATTTATgtactttaatttattttaaaaataagataaaattactCTATTGAGGATTCGAGTCTGAGTGCATACTCTTACCACCACAACTAAAactttaataataaaactatttatattttttattattttagtaataaaactatttttcaaaaaaataattctctaatttttatatcatttttatttCTACTAGTATTGCATAGAAGGCTTTTAATGAAATCaaaattgattttattaaaataagtTTTTTTAAATTGATAATTTAGAAATGTAAATAAATTGAACAGGTCCGTGTAAAAAACCATGTAACATTATTTAGCTCATCACAAAACATCAAAAGTGAGTAGTTATCAATCTCAAATATCAATAAAGTTTACACTTCACTCAAATCCATGaccttatttatttaataaattttcatatatgaATTATCTTAACTCGACCCAttcatgaattcatcaaataGAAAGATGATATGAATTAATTAGTGCAAATAAATATTGAATGCCAAACTGACCTTGTCACAGAATAAAACGGCAGTATTATCTTCTACGTCTTGCTCTTCAATCACTTTTTCACTCTTTCTTGAAATTGTAGAAGAAAATGCTGTCATTTTTGGGCACTCAGCTATCGTAATAACCCACAAATTTGGAATTTCAAGAGGTTGACTTCCCAAATAAAAATTTGTCAAGTTGGAACACCTCTCTATTTTTACAAAGGAGAGCTTAGGAAGTGTCAACGTATGTATGGTTACTCCCTCCTCGTCTTCCCTGATCACTTGTTCCATTGTATTGCATTCTTTTACTTCTATCTGTTCTAGTTGCTTGAGGCTAAAAAGCATAGACGGGGCAAAAATATACTTCAAGCTGCTACATTTATAAATCTCTATTCTGCCAAGGTTCTTCGACTCCAAAATTTCTTGAGGGTTTCTTTTCCATATTTCTATCAACTTTGGAAACGTGTCAGAGATATTCAGATCAAATGGGCTATTGAATCCACCCTAAAACAACAAATCCGTCCATATTATTACACTCATAATTCAAAAATAAACACTCGTTAGTTATAGTCATgtaggttttaattttttttaaaacaatgaaaGATTTGGAAAGAAAATCGAGCATTAACATTTATTGTATCAATACAGGAGGAAGCTAGCTAGATAGCA
The Gossypium arboreum isolate Shixiya-1 chromosome 10, ASM2569848v2, whole genome shotgun sequence genome window above contains:
- the LOC128279338 gene encoding uncharacterized protein LOC128279338 gives rise to the protein MEVIECPKAQIFGEVEIPNQQPLFCVNEDTFPVLQELTLKTTDMMKGICDGQLSLQCFPNLKLLNLQFFPEASTTLPYSFIRSLPKLQKLVINNASISEIVRPKGLSHKERHTSAFSQLKELSLSELPELTLNTLFEGRNHKERHTSAFSQLKELSLSELPELTLKTLFEGLINEERHTSACYQLEALRLSQLPELTLKTLEPFLLSFKNLLSMEVSRCHGSISLMACSTAKSLMLLERLSIADCELIEEIISCEGEDLQGSIVFPS
- the LOC108466289 gene encoding uncharacterized protein LOC108466289 is translated as MLKKLTTDCSALLMIVGLEDVRIQETKGNGEAVLLVKEVIPNLEKLELRNFSAMDQLPPDLFPRVKVFEVGGGFHSGSSYIFPLVRRFYNLERLKFSNFDFKHVVPCKGAVGTLSPIKNLKLHSSKNLKHIWRKDSELGHILSNLQTLTISHCDDLKNIGASSLSFQNLTTLEVSYCKMMTNLLTPLIVENLVQLTTMKVSDCTEMTEIVTNEGDYHQTIVVRKLKCLEISDLQRLTSFCPGSYTFNFPCLEEVVVERCPRLKVFSEGVLSTPQLQGVKQGRYNRKECWKGDLNTTIHQLYTKKGGFNSPFDLNISDTFPKLIEIWKRNPQEILESKNLGRIEIYKCSSLKYIFAPSMLFSLKQLEQIEVKECNTMEQVIREDEEGVTIHTLTLPKLSFVKIERCSNLTNFYLGSQPLEIPNLWVITIAECPKMTAFSSTISRKSEKVIEEQDVEDNTAVLFCDKVVIPHLENLKLSSINIQKIWHHPSYSPERNQMFSTLRSLCLEDLPKLKDACFENSFEFPCLRDLTLKNCPLLKTFISKSVCGDEPQIHQPTQTNNSAVLNEKIVFPRLEKLLIQGCDSLEEIMELQALNANEAQSTSATRSTMADTMMTKFVFPRLTHLGLDKVPSLKSFYSRMHTTQWPSLKFMKVIECPRAQIFGEVEIPNQQPLFCINEVCSLIVYIPCSLLEFIRLFSLVFEKMVQLITMRVSVCTEMTEIVANGGDYHQTIVLGNLKCLQLSNLKSLTSFCPGSYTFNFPCLEVVVVEGCPKLKIFSKGVLSTPQLQSVEQDSLIMKRCWAGDLNTTIQQLYIEKDGFCGLGDLTISDTFPELIEIWKKKPRAILELKNLSQMKFINVAA
- the LOC128282230 gene encoding uncharacterized protein LOC128282230 codes for the protein MTTFSSSNSSEQDAEDNTTTLFYHKVAIPNLKHLTLSSINIHKIWHHPSSLSLTHLWSLRVEGCHNLKYLFPSFLVKDLVELKVLEIKDCNVMEQVLFTDGLGAEDQWRNHTIFSKLERLSLEDLPKLKDTCFENESEFPCLRGLTLKNCPLLKTFISKSVSGDEPQIHQPTQTNNSVVLNQKVISSSFTLPFFFFYFFH